Proteins from a single region of Corynebacterium casei LMG S-19264:
- a CDS encoding PspC domain-containing protein, giving the protein MTSYEPSPYGPSSRPSGKNDNGANSGASSHSNPYKKPSSLSDNANADTPGKKPQSDFVKDMSNAFTEAKESITSAFNEIRSETTGKTNSTHNQEFAYQQYEGKQHDDDSQTSFDDVKKQFKEMWASRPVRLPADQGGGGKIAGVAEGIAVRYQIDPVLVRTVFVVTAFCWGGSIALYLLAWMIMPRYSKATSPIEDAFGSNKDLPRDSKGKSTSEKSLGTTLAVIFAIGFIIPLIFSSSSITMLLPIIAGIGGWYLLHKRRPDAPAGLLATPQQRTEPPRDEHIDLSMFEPVDGYPFPDGRTTPPAWDPLGAAPDTWHLPDPEPVQEPQPKKKRRWGRVLGITAAVIAVWSLIIGGILLAFGFAANSPSWTSSDWGARSYTPANEAAVTDVYDVGIGAFSLDLSQTEGLDDMTEDRTVTIDGGIGAINLDLPENTPVNVTCDSGIGHSNCVDLQHDDAKLTIDIDSGIGSTTIDYGYMSEEADKARASIGS; this is encoded by the coding sequence ATGACTTCCTACGAACCCTCCCCATACGGCCCGAGTTCTCGCCCATCCGGCAAGAACGACAATGGTGCCAACAGCGGAGCATCCTCCCACTCAAATCCGTACAAGAAACCATCCAGTCTCTCCGATAACGCGAATGCAGATACCCCCGGCAAGAAGCCGCAGTCTGACTTCGTAAAGGACATGTCCAACGCCTTTACCGAAGCTAAAGAAAGCATCACTTCGGCGTTCAATGAGATACGTTCGGAAACCACCGGCAAGACCAACAGCACCCACAACCAGGAATTCGCTTACCAGCAATACGAAGGTAAGCAGCACGATGACGATTCCCAGACCAGCTTCGATGATGTAAAGAAGCAATTTAAGGAAATGTGGGCATCCCGCCCAGTGCGCTTGCCAGCTGACCAAGGTGGCGGCGGCAAAATTGCCGGCGTTGCTGAGGGCATTGCTGTTCGCTACCAGATAGACCCAGTTCTGGTCCGCACCGTATTTGTTGTGACTGCATTCTGCTGGGGCGGTTCCATCGCCCTGTATTTGCTGGCGTGGATGATTATGCCACGATATTCCAAGGCCACCTCGCCCATCGAAGATGCCTTCGGGTCTAATAAAGACCTGCCACGTGATTCGAAAGGCAAGTCCACCTCGGAGAAGTCCTTGGGTACGACGCTGGCGGTCATCTTTGCTATCGGTTTCATCATCCCGCTCATCTTCTCTTCCAGCTCCATAACCATGCTGCTGCCAATCATCGCTGGTATCGGCGGCTGGTACTTGCTGCACAAGCGTCGCCCGGACGCACCAGCAGGCCTGCTTGCTACCCCGCAGCAGCGCACCGAGCCACCGCGCGATGAGCACATCGACTTGTCGATGTTCGAGCCTGTCGATGGCTACCCCTTCCCCGACGGCCGCACGACCCCACCAGCCTGGGACCCACTCGGAGCGGCACCTGATACCTGGCACCTGCCCGACCCAGAGCCAGTACAGGAGCCACAGCCAAAGAAGAAGCGCCGCTGGGGTCGCGTGCTCGGCATTACCGCCGCTGTTATCGCGGTATGGAGTCTGATTATCGGCGGCATCCTCCTCGCCTTCGGCTTTGCAGCTAATAGCCCAAGCTGGACTTCCTCAGACTGGGGAGCACGCTCTTATACTCCCGCAAATGAAGCAGCCGTCACGGATGTTTACGATGTTGGAATCGGTGCTTTCTCCCTCGATCTCTCACAAACTGAAGGCCTAGATGACATGACCGAAGACCGCACCGTGACCATCGATGGCGGTATCGGTGCAATCAACCTGGACCTGCCAGAAAATACTCCGGTCAATGTGACATGTGATTCCGGAATTGGTCATAGCAACTGTGTTGACTTGCAGCACGATGATGCGAAGCTGACCATCGATATCGACTCCGGCATCGGCTCCACCACCATCGATTACGGCTACATGAGCGAAGAAGCCGACAAGGCTCGCGCCAGCATCGGCAGCTAA
- the guaA gene encoding glutamine-hydrolyzing GMP synthase — protein MTQPATTPRPVLVVDFGAQYAQLIARRVREASMYSEVVPHSATVEEIKAKNPAALILSGGPSSVYADGAPQLKPELLELGVPVFGICYGFQAMNHALGGRVAQTGDREYGRTEITHTGGVLHDGLEANHKVWMSHGDAVAEAPEGFTVTASSAGAPVAAMECVSKQMAGVQYHPEVMHSPHGQEVLTRFLTEVAGLEQTWTSANIAQQLIDDVRAQIGPEGRAICGLSGGVDSAVAAALVQCAIGDRLTCVFVDHGLLRAGEREQVEKDFVASTGAKLVTAHEADAFLAKLAGVTDPEAKRKAIGAEFIRSFERAVAQVLEESPEGSTVDFLVQGTLYPDVVESGGGDGTANIKSHHNVGGLPDDVEFELVEPLRLLFKDEVRAVGRELGLPEEIVGRQPFPGPGLGIRIIGEVTQERLDTLREADLIARTELTNAGLDNEIWQCPVVLLADVRSVGVQGDGRTYGHPIVLRPVSSEDAMTADWTRIPYEVLEKISTRITNEVNDVNRVVLDVTSKPPGTIEWE, from the coding sequence GTGACTCAACCTGCAACAACTCCGCGCCCAGTCCTCGTGGTGGACTTTGGCGCCCAGTACGCACAGCTTATTGCTCGTCGCGTACGCGAGGCGTCGATGTACTCCGAGGTAGTCCCACACTCTGCCACCGTTGAAGAAATCAAGGCCAAGAACCCTGCCGCCCTGATTCTGTCCGGCGGCCCGTCCTCCGTGTACGCCGATGGCGCCCCGCAGCTCAAGCCTGAACTGTTGGAACTTGGCGTTCCCGTTTTCGGCATCTGCTACGGCTTCCAGGCCATGAACCACGCCCTGGGCGGCCGCGTTGCGCAGACCGGTGACCGTGAATACGGCCGTACCGAAATCACTCACACCGGTGGCGTGCTGCACGACGGCTTGGAGGCCAACCACAAGGTGTGGATGTCGCACGGTGACGCCGTCGCGGAAGCACCCGAGGGCTTTACCGTGACCGCTTCCTCGGCCGGTGCCCCGGTCGCTGCGATGGAATGCGTGTCCAAACAGATGGCTGGCGTGCAGTACCATCCGGAGGTTATGCACTCCCCGCATGGCCAGGAAGTGCTCACCCGCTTCCTCACCGAGGTAGCAGGTTTGGAGCAGACTTGGACTTCGGCGAATATCGCACAGCAGCTTATCGATGACGTCCGGGCCCAAATCGGCCCCGAAGGCCGCGCTATTTGCGGTCTGTCCGGCGGCGTGGACTCCGCTGTTGCGGCCGCACTCGTGCAGTGCGCTATCGGCGACCGTTTGACCTGTGTGTTTGTGGACCACGGTCTGCTGCGCGCTGGTGAGCGTGAGCAGGTTGAGAAGGACTTCGTGGCCTCTACCGGCGCGAAGCTGGTCACCGCGCATGAGGCTGATGCCTTCTTGGCTAAGCTCGCCGGTGTTACCGACCCTGAGGCAAAGCGCAAGGCGATTGGCGCGGAGTTCATCCGCTCCTTTGAGCGTGCCGTTGCGCAGGTGCTGGAAGAATCCCCTGAGGGCTCCACCGTGGACTTCCTGGTCCAGGGCACCTTGTACCCGGACGTGGTTGAGTCCGGCGGCGGTGACGGAACCGCGAATATCAAGTCCCACCACAACGTCGGCGGTTTGCCTGATGATGTCGAGTTCGAACTTGTTGAGCCACTGCGCCTGCTGTTCAAGGACGAAGTCCGCGCCGTTGGCCGTGAGCTTGGCCTGCCGGAGGAAATTGTTGGCCGCCAGCCATTCCCAGGTCCTGGTTTGGGCATCCGCATCATTGGTGAAGTCACCCAGGAACGCCTGGACACCCTGCGCGAAGCTGACCTTATTGCCCGTACTGAGCTGACCAACGCCGGCCTGGATAACGAAATCTGGCAGTGCCCAGTCGTTCTTCTCGCCGATGTCCGCTCCGTCGGCGTCCAAGGCGACGGCCGCACCTACGGCCACCCAATCGTGCTGCGCCCTGTTTCTTCCGAGGACGCCATGACCGCCGACTGGACACGCATCCCTTATGAGGTGCTGGAGAAAATCTCCACCCGCATCACCAACGAGGTCAACGACGTCAACCGCGTCGTCCTCGACGTGACCTCCAAGCCACCAGGAACCATCGAGTGGGAGTAA
- a CDS encoding sucrase ferredoxin, which translates to MTVCSDIHVEPLPGSAKQGRAYVLFEWPAGWSRDVLDGKTFSKELTSQLKSKLKKSGKGTGLQLIRRPGREGRDVGKFHRCYLVWAEQATMELVKLSGPEDILDLDLSGPGRNGGESIDKPLLLVCTHGKRDVCCAVKGRPLAAQLHEHFGESLVWEASHMKGHRFAAVSLLMPWAYSFGRLNAEAGKQLVEAAIKGEYFFPGNRGNGLLSGRAQVAELAVAQQLIDARETLHYGTLTAIDEDPKGKSNQPVEVTHTDGRVWAVELKKKEVPSAISSCGDKPKTSSVWVAARLKAAQPR; encoded by the coding sequence ATGACGGTCTGTTCTGATATTCACGTTGAGCCGCTTCCAGGCAGTGCGAAGCAAGGCAGAGCTTATGTTTTGTTTGAATGGCCTGCAGGTTGGTCCCGTGATGTGCTCGACGGCAAGACTTTTTCCAAAGAGCTTACATCCCAGTTGAAGTCGAAGTTGAAGAAATCTGGCAAGGGCACTGGTCTGCAATTAATTCGGCGTCCGGGCCGCGAGGGCCGGGATGTGGGCAAGTTCCACCGCTGCTATCTGGTGTGGGCAGAACAGGCCACGATGGAGCTGGTGAAGTTGTCGGGGCCAGAAGACATTCTCGATCTGGACTTGTCGGGGCCGGGGAGAAATGGCGGAGAGAGCATCGATAAGCCACTGCTGCTGGTATGCACCCACGGCAAACGCGATGTGTGCTGCGCTGTGAAAGGCCGCCCGCTGGCCGCGCAGCTGCATGAGCACTTTGGCGAGTCTTTGGTGTGGGAGGCCTCGCACATGAAAGGCCACCGATTCGCGGCGGTTAGTTTGCTCATGCCGTGGGCGTATTCCTTCGGCCGTTTGAATGCTGAGGCAGGCAAGCAGCTGGTGGAGGCAGCCATCAAGGGCGAGTATTTCTTCCCCGGCAACCGCGGCAATGGTTTGTTGTCCGGCAGGGCACAGGTCGCAGAGCTTGCGGTAGCGCAGCAGCTTATCGATGCCCGCGAGACCCTTCACTACGGCACCCTCACCGCCATTGATGAAGACCCGAAGGGCAAATCCAACCAGCCCGTGGAAGTCACGCATACCGATGGCCGCGTGTGGGCGGTGGAGCTAAAGAAAAAGGAAGTCCCTAGTGCTATCTCCTCGTGTGGAGACAAACCAAAGACCTCCTCAGTCTGGGTGGCTGCGCGCTTAAAAGCCGCGCAGCCACGTTAA
- a CDS encoding Y-family DNA polymerase yields MSAGQPRIAALWFPDWPIQAAQIEDSSLTGPIILVRNHHVEVCNRAARAAGVKRGMRLRQAQAICSEATVVEANEDRDGALFTAIATSLDDVASSVEVLRPGLVIVDAGAASRFHGESAVEMLIDSVARRGVDSTAGVADEIATAIIAARDQEAGHVVARGASKDFLAVQPVSVLSAETALGVPSELVQQFQQLGLRRLGDVAKLPLRQVVNRFGPPGARVHDIVTTRADRRVAPEEARSDLSVAVIPADPIARVDSAAFAARQLAAKLHEKLAAAGVVCLRLKIRAEFNRGQALERVWRTREALSEDATADRVRWQLDGWLTAVRAADSGTADGHLADDAESEGAGIIELSLEPLEVGQPDFIGQLWGSGSSDEHVKRAIARVQSTLGTDKVLQPWAAGGRGVAERVDFVPYGDDIPKTQEGSWPGRIPAPLPARRDGGPQHPAARIRLIDATAKDVQVTAEAVLSSVPYAVGWGKHRYMVVGWAGPWPVDTLWWQPAHAEDPDKPRRVARLQLVGKADNESYERAWLLQWVAGQWRVEATYS; encoded by the coding sequence ATGAGTGCCGGGCAACCTCGTATTGCGGCGCTGTGGTTTCCGGACTGGCCTATCCAGGCCGCACAGATTGAAGACTCCTCGCTGACAGGTCCCATAATTTTGGTGCGCAATCACCACGTGGAGGTGTGCAATAGGGCAGCGCGTGCAGCGGGCGTCAAGCGCGGCATGCGGCTGCGGCAGGCTCAAGCTATCTGCAGTGAGGCCACGGTGGTGGAAGCCAATGAGGACCGGGATGGTGCACTCTTTACTGCGATTGCTACTTCTTTGGATGACGTGGCGTCCTCGGTGGAGGTGCTGCGGCCGGGGCTGGTCATCGTGGATGCGGGTGCCGCGTCGCGCTTTCATGGGGAAAGTGCGGTGGAGATGCTCATTGATTCGGTGGCGCGCAGGGGCGTGGACTCCACCGCGGGCGTGGCGGATGAGATTGCCACGGCGATCATCGCAGCGCGCGACCAGGAGGCGGGGCATGTGGTGGCGCGGGGTGCATCGAAAGACTTCTTAGCGGTGCAGCCGGTGTCCGTCCTATCGGCTGAAACCGCGCTGGGAGTCCCGTCTGAGTTGGTGCAGCAGTTCCAGCAGCTGGGGCTGCGGCGCTTGGGCGATGTAGCGAAGTTGCCGCTGCGCCAGGTTGTGAACCGTTTCGGCCCACCGGGTGCGCGCGTGCATGACATCGTGACCACGCGGGCGGATAGGAGAGTCGCGCCGGAGGAAGCGCGCAGTGACCTGTCGGTGGCGGTCATCCCTGCTGACCCGATTGCGCGCGTGGACTCAGCGGCGTTTGCCGCACGCCAGTTGGCGGCGAAGTTACATGAAAAGCTCGCCGCCGCAGGCGTGGTGTGCCTGCGGTTGAAAATCCGCGCGGAGTTCAACCGTGGACAGGCACTGGAGCGGGTGTGGCGCACGCGGGAAGCACTGAGCGAAGACGCCACGGCAGACCGTGTGCGCTGGCAGTTGGACGGCTGGCTGACTGCGGTGCGGGCGGCGGATTCCGGCACGGCAGATGGGCATCTTGCGGATGACGCGGAGTCAGAGGGCGCTGGCATCATCGAGCTGTCGCTGGAGCCGCTGGAAGTTGGTCAGCCGGATTTCATCGGCCAGCTGTGGGGCAGTGGAAGCTCAGATGAGCACGTCAAAAGGGCTATCGCGCGTGTGCAATCGACCCTGGGCACGGACAAAGTCCTGCAGCCCTGGGCGGCTGGCGGCCGCGGGGTGGCAGAACGGGTGGACTTTGTCCCCTACGGCGATGACATCCCGAAGACACAGGAAGGTTCATGGCCCGGAAGAATCCCTGCGCCGTTGCCAGCGCGCCGGGACGGTGGGCCGCAGCACCCAGCCGCGCGCATTCGGCTTATCGATGCCACGGCGAAAGACGTACAGGTCACCGCCGAGGCAGTGCTGTCATCGGTGCCTTATGCCGTGGGGTGGGGCAAACACCGCTACATGGTTGTGGGATGGGCAGGACCGTGGCCTGTGGATACGTTGTGGTGGCAGCCCGCGCATGCGGAAGACCCCGATAAGCCGCGGCGCGTGGCGCGGCTGCAGCTGGTGGGCAAGGCCGACAACGAATCCTATGAAAGAGCGTGGTTATTGCAGTGGGTGGCCGGGCAGTGGCGCGTGGAAGCGACCTATAGTTAG
- a CDS encoding response regulator yields the protein MVNVFLVDDHSVFRAGVRAELSSAEGISIVGDAGTVAEATSGITETNPDVVLLDVHMPDGGGLAVLSSITKAHPGDDGPKFLALSVSDAAEDVIALIRAGARGYVTKNIGGVELAEAIERVHSGDAYFSPRLAGFVLDAFASGEPAPDPVGGPDSEPEPISDPVVDALTRRELEVLRLLARGYTYREIGQELFISIKTVETHASNILRKTQQSNRYQLTRWAADRDLD from the coding sequence ATGGTGAACGTCTTTCTGGTTGATGACCATTCCGTATTCCGTGCGGGTGTCCGTGCTGAGCTCAGCAGCGCTGAAGGTATTTCTATCGTGGGGGATGCCGGCACGGTTGCTGAGGCAACCAGTGGAATCACAGAAACTAACCCAGACGTGGTGCTGTTGGACGTGCACATGCCAGATGGTGGGGGACTGGCGGTGCTTAGTAGCATCACCAAGGCACATCCCGGGGATGATGGCCCGAAGTTTCTCGCGTTGTCAGTCTCAGATGCGGCGGAGGACGTTATCGCGTTGATTCGTGCCGGCGCGCGCGGATACGTCACCAAGAATATTGGTGGTGTGGAACTCGCTGAGGCTATTGAGCGGGTCCATAGCGGCGATGCTTATTTCTCACCACGGCTGGCAGGTTTTGTCCTCGATGCCTTTGCTTCAGGTGAGCCAGCACCAGACCCAGTGGGTGGGCCGGACTCTGAACCGGAACCAATTTCAGACCCCGTCGTGGACGCGTTAACGCGCCGTGAATTGGAAGTGCTGCGGCTTTTGGCGCGTGGCTATACCTACCGTGAAATCGGCCAAGAGCTGTTTATTTCAATCAAGACGGTGGAAACGCATGCATCGAACATCTTGCGCAAGACGCAGCAGTCGAACCGTTATCAGCTCACGCGCTGGGCGGCGGATAGGGACTTGGATTAA
- a CDS encoding HNH endonuclease signature motif containing protein — MNQILQAFRLFTSKGVEFLRLFDEHSPYDIASYGIELSLAKEYSKLADALFSSTNSTRLQRDSIALAEEKQLSVNHLLMIDKLARQLNARGAAWKLRAELIAYNGTLEEVKAYGQQRIKELIGEKPKEPGVRLSRSKNGMRTLSITDTQRSITDFEKTLAANITDEDKPRSAALLEAFWNHVNGNGGVIEPKYRPVIAIGLEESAEIFSGAGSETNVGVSDGTTMTGAEIVNLAMSGALGDKLYAGLFHPTAGPVNLYEARFASPKQRILATAENLVCPWPDCGVPADRCQVHHIDAHKNGGQTNPSNLTMLCKYHNGVNDDGDPGTPGAQKRKNKRGRMRRHRGKVRLQTPGGKLVGNTHELSTMGAMDLI, encoded by the coding sequence ATGAACCAGATATTGCAAGCATTCAGACTTTTCACCAGCAAGGGGGTGGAATTTTTGCGGCTTTTCGATGAACACTCGCCCTACGACATCGCCAGCTACGGCATCGAGTTGTCGTTGGCGAAAGAGTATTCAAAACTCGCGGACGCCCTCTTTAGCTCCACCAACTCAACACGCCTCCAACGAGACTCCATAGCCCTCGCCGAAGAAAAGCAGCTCAGCGTCAATCACTTGCTGATGATTGACAAACTCGCCCGACAATTAAACGCCCGCGGCGCCGCCTGGAAACTCCGCGCCGAACTCATCGCTTATAACGGCACCTTAGAAGAAGTAAAAGCCTACGGCCAACAACGCATCAAAGAACTCATCGGCGAGAAACCCAAAGAACCCGGCGTACGCCTAAGCCGTTCCAAGAATGGCATGCGCACCCTGAGTATCACTGATACTCAACGCAGTATCACCGATTTCGAGAAAACCCTCGCCGCCAACATTACCGATGAGGACAAGCCCCGCTCCGCAGCTCTTCTGGAAGCGTTCTGGAACCACGTCAACGGAAACGGCGGCGTCATCGAGCCGAAGTACCGCCCGGTTATCGCCATCGGTCTTGAAGAATCTGCCGAAATCTTTAGCGGCGCTGGCAGCGAAACTAACGTAGGCGTTTCCGACGGCACCACCATGACCGGTGCCGAAATCGTAAACCTCGCAATGTCGGGTGCACTCGGCGACAAGCTCTACGCCGGGCTCTTCCACCCGACCGCCGGACCAGTCAATCTCTACGAAGCACGCTTCGCCTCGCCCAAACAACGCATCCTGGCAACAGCTGAGAACCTCGTCTGCCCATGGCCGGACTGCGGAGTCCCGGCGGATAGGTGCCAAGTCCACCACATCGACGCTCACAAGAACGGCGGCCAAACTAATCCCTCAAACCTCACCATGCTGTGCAAGTACCACAACGGCGTCAACGACGACGGTGACCCGGGCACTCCCGGGGCACAGAAAAGAAAAAATAAGCGAGGACGGATGCGGCGCCACCGCGGGAAGGTCCGCCTGCAGACTCCCGGCGGAAAACTGGTGGGCAACACCCATGAGCTGAGCACGATGGGGGCGATGGATCTGATTTAA
- a CDS encoding methionine ABC transporter permease translates to MNINYLAEADWDRLGSTLTTAIQDTLIMVIVTMLVAGVLGLAIGILLYTTRPSGILKNRVVYTVLNVLVNFVRPIPFIILLAFVQPVTVAVMGTSIGRNPATFVMAIAATFAVARIVEQNLVAIDPGVIEAARAMGAGPWKIITTVIIPEALGPLVLGYTFLFIGVVDMSAMAGYVGGGGLGDFAIVYGYRAFEWEVTLVATLIIIVLVQAAQFFGNWLSAKIMRR, encoded by the coding sequence ATGAACATCAACTATCTGGCAGAAGCAGACTGGGATCGCCTGGGCAGCACGCTAACCACCGCCATCCAAGACACCCTCATCATGGTCATTGTCACCATGCTGGTGGCAGGCGTCTTGGGTCTTGCGATTGGTATTTTGCTCTACACCACGCGCCCTTCGGGCATTTTGAAAAACCGCGTGGTCTACACCGTGCTGAACGTGCTGGTGAACTTTGTTCGACCGATTCCGTTCATCATTTTGCTGGCGTTCGTCCAGCCAGTCACTGTGGCCGTGATGGGCACTTCCATCGGCCGTAACCCGGCGACCTTCGTCATGGCTATCGCCGCGACCTTCGCGGTTGCTCGTATTGTTGAGCAGAACTTGGTCGCCATTGACCCGGGCGTGATTGAAGCAGCTCGCGCGATGGGCGCTGGCCCGTGGAAGATCATCACCACCGTCATCATCCCTGAGGCTCTTGGACCGCTGGTCCTGGGCTACACCTTCTTGTTCATTGGTGTGGTCGATATGTCCGCGATGGCCGGCTATGTCGGCGGCGGCGGCCTCGGTGACTTCGCGATTGTCTACGGCTACCGCGCCTTCGAATGGGAAGTCACCCTGGTGGCAACCCTCATCATCATTGTCCTGGTCCAGGCAGCGCAGTTCTTCGGCAACTGGCTGTCCGCCAAGATCATGCGTCGATAA
- a CDS encoding AMIN-like domain-containing (lipo)protein, with translation MNKSLRAVPALLITTSLALSACGAENPDQVTMAASTKAGITPLGEASPAMKTLRPTKPSQLLVTNVRLGIHDSFERVVFDLEGEGDPGWFVDYTDKPMQQGSGNLVQHSGRIALNVNIDGTVYPHELNHEDPEIQTVQGQGGFVSEVVNAGTYEGRSQFFIGIDEARPYSVQVLEDPKRVVIDIIR, from the coding sequence ATGAATAAATCCCTCCGTGCCGTGCCGGCGTTGCTGATCACAACTTCGCTGGCTCTTAGTGCCTGCGGCGCGGAGAACCCAGACCAAGTCACCATGGCTGCCTCTACGAAAGCTGGCATCACTCCGCTAGGAGAAGCCAGTCCCGCAATGAAGACGCTGCGCCCCACCAAACCTTCGCAGCTGCTTGTCACCAATGTCCGTTTGGGCATTCATGACAGCTTTGAGCGCGTGGTCTTTGACCTTGAGGGCGAAGGCGACCCGGGCTGGTTTGTGGACTACACCGATAAGCCAATGCAGCAGGGTTCTGGCAACCTGGTCCAGCACAGTGGCCGCATTGCGCTCAACGTCAATATTGATGGCACCGTGTACCCACATGAGCTCAACCATGAAGACCCTGAAATTCAAACTGTCCAGGGCCAAGGCGGGTTCGTTTCTGAGGTTGTCAACGCCGGTACTTATGAGGGCCGCTCCCAGTTCTTCATCGGCATTGATGAAGCACGCCCCTACTCCGTGCAGGTGCTAGAAGACCCCAAGCGCGTGGTCATCGACATCATTCGCTAA
- a CDS encoding sensor histidine kinase, whose translation MGEDIALTEDTKLTVMAAREAMVNAGKHARVDSVDVYAEHPAGELSIFVRDRSDGFDFDAIPEDRHGICDSIVERIVCIRGSAKIKSAPGEGAEVMLIIAS comes from the coding sequence GTGGGCGAGGATATTGCGCTCACCGAAGACACCAAGCTGACCGTCATGGCTGCGCGCGAAGCCATGGTCAATGCTGGTAAGCATGCGCGTGTGGATTCCGTGGACGTCTATGCGGAGCACCCTGCCGGTGAGCTGTCTATCTTTGTCCGCGACCGCAGCGATGGCTTTGACTTTGATGCCATTCCAGAAGATCGTCATGGTATCTGTGACTCCATTGTGGAGCGCATTGTGTGTATCCGCGGCAGCGCCAAGATTAAATCCGCTCCCGGCGAAGGCGCCGAAGTAATGCTCATCATCGCGAGCTAA
- a CDS encoding ATP-binding protein has translation MTTPAPYSTAERPAPYPRLSRASNGSVVAGVASGVSAHLNVDVLLVRLVFAVGSLASGVGLFVYASLWMLTKPRDVQPVIGKFSERFAGKLPRGTNIAIIAFAIVAPILFATLGAGLSLVALLPMIIVAIGAVLAWRAYDRGLSGTTGIISVVSGAILVLAGVLFMSLSWQGNDSFGAALLAVVLTLGGIGALVVPLGIRMWNQLTEQQAAKAASDERAEIASRLHDSVLQTLALIQKRADDPQEVARLARGQERELRSWLFGSEEKTSQSVFAALDSACGEVEDMFGISIRPVTVGEDIPLTEATKLTVMAAREAMVNAGKHARVDSVDVYAEHLAGELSIFVRDRGDGFDSDAIPEDRHGIRDSIVERMSRIGGSAKIKSAPGEGTEVTLTIAS, from the coding sequence ATGACCACACCTGCGCCTTATTCAACCGCTGAACGGCCAGCGCCGTATCCACGCCTAAGCCGTGCTTCTAACGGCAGCGTGGTCGCTGGCGTAGCTTCAGGCGTATCAGCGCACCTCAACGTGGACGTACTGCTTGTCCGCTTGGTATTCGCCGTGGGGTCTTTGGCATCCGGTGTGGGGCTTTTTGTGTATGCGTCCTTGTGGATGTTGACCAAGCCTAGAGACGTGCAACCGGTCATCGGCAAGTTCAGTGAACGCTTTGCTGGTAAGTTGCCGCGTGGCACGAATATCGCCATTATTGCTTTTGCCATTGTGGCGCCGATTCTTTTTGCCACCCTCGGCGCGGGGCTATCGTTGGTTGCGCTGCTGCCGATGATTATTGTGGCTATCGGTGCAGTGCTCGCCTGGCGCGCATATGACCGTGGACTCAGCGGCACGACTGGCATCATTAGCGTGGTCTCCGGTGCCATTTTAGTGCTTGCTGGAGTGCTCTTTATGAGCTTGAGCTGGCAAGGCAATGACTCTTTCGGTGCCGCACTTTTGGCGGTCGTGCTGACTTTGGGTGGTATTGGCGCGCTGGTGGTTCCACTTGGTATTCGGATGTGGAACCAGTTAACGGAACAGCAAGCGGCGAAAGCAGCCTCTGACGAGCGCGCGGAGATTGCATCACGTCTTCATGACTCAGTCCTGCAGACCCTTGCGCTGATACAAAAACGTGCCGATGACCCCCAAGAAGTCGCGCGCCTTGCCCGCGGCCAAGAACGCGAGTTACGTAGTTGGCTGTTTGGTTCGGAAGAAAAGACCTCGCAATCTGTTTTCGCTGCGCTTGATAGTGCGTGTGGTGAAGTTGAAGATATGTTTGGTATTTCTATCCGTCCCGTCACCGTGGGTGAGGATATTCCGTTAACCGAAGCTACAAAGCTGACCGTGATGGCTGCGCGTGAGGCCATGGTTAATGCCGGCAAACACGCACGCGTGGATTCCGTAGACGTTTACGCGGAGCATCTTGCCGGCGAGCTATCCATTTTCGTCCGTGACCGCGGTGATGGCTTTGACTCGGATGCTATTCCAGAAGACCGCCACGGTATCCGTGACTCCATTGTGGAGCGCATGTCCCGTATCGGCGGCAGCGCCAAGATTAAATCTGCTCCCGGCGAAGGCACCGAAGTTACATTGACCATCGCGAGCTAG